The nucleotide sequence GGCAAGGAAAGCGGTCAAACCAACCATATTGAAAGATTCAATTGCACCCTCCGTCAACGAATTTCGAGATTAGTGAGAAAATCATTGTCATTTTCAAAAAATTAGCCAAT is from Gammaproteobacteria bacterium and encodes:
- a CDS encoding insertion element IS1 protein InsB, with product MPPVYRQCAVSYTDFWAAYAAIFPSKRYYAVGKESGQTNHIERFNCTLRQRISRLVRKSLSFSKN